Part of the Ammospiza caudacuta isolate bAmmCau1 chromosome 3, bAmmCau1.pri, whole genome shotgun sequence genome, GAATCAGAAGAACTTTGAGAGTGTGTGTAAAGCATTGAAAAAACCAAGATTACACATTTGGTATTGCCACAGCGTTCCTTGAGGCAAGCATGCAGTAAGCCTCCCACAGACTTAAACCAAAGCTCTCACAATTAGTAGTCAATCTCCCATAGATTTGAACCCAGATTGTAGATTAGTAGGTGAAGAAGGTGTAAATTTCAGTTTGGAAAGAGAATTCAAGAAGCATGTCACGGAAATACAGGATTACATGACAGGTCAAAACAAGTTGTACATATATGCATGAATCAATGTCTGTAAACGTGTCAGCTTTTCTAAAACTTTGGGAGCAGAGGGCTAAAGCATTTTAAGGAGTCAGTGAGGTCTTGGCTTTTAAATCAGCAGTAGACTTTTTATCCTCTGTTAGGAAGATTACCAGCTCAGGTTTTATTCATGATCATATGACTTCAACGTACACTGACTACAAGTGTTTGGTACTCTggaattaaaatataaatgaaaataaccTTAGGCAGTAACTTGAGTTCCTTCATATGCTACTTAAAGGATGACAAAGAGCTATAAAATGATCAGGGAATAGCCTAACAGGCAGGTTTTCTTCCAATCTCCATCCCTTTTATTTTGCTACAGATAACTTCTGGCCCCATCACACCATGATTCGTGCAGACAGAAACATCCCCTCTGCTGCCACTTCAAAAGGCAGAATTCAGAGTGGCTTATTGTGGACTTTTCTGCCATTACATGTCCAAGGCAAATGTTTACAGGAGAAACAGTTTTCTGCAATGGATGGATTAATTTGATTATAGGTTTGAAACTCCTTTCTCAACTTGGTCCTAAACCACATAAGTCACTGTGAATGGCAATGGAAGCACAGGTTGGCCATATTCTGTATTCCCACCACTTACACATAAAGTCCTACTGCAGATGTCCTGCAGTCTCTGCACAGACAGTAGGCTCTCCTCTCACTGAAGGTGTCACTGGCTGGCCTTGTGTCCCCATACCCATCTCCCAAGCCTACCTTTTAGGGGCTCTCACACCACCGAGAGGGGTCTAGTCTGCCTCTggaagcacagggagcaggagaaggacttgggatCATGACACTTTGACTTGGGgaataatgaaaacaaaaatgttaaaaCTAAAGACATTTTCTACTATCATCAGGTACTTGtgtatttgtaaataaaaaggAGCTACTGATTTGATACCACATGCAGTATTTAATTATTGCTATGACACTAAGGTATGCTAAGGTTCACCTGAACTAACTAGTACTTGTCTAAAGAGTTCCTGGGAATTGGGCATGCGTGCATTTGAAGCAGGGTTTGAAAAACCCAGTTTTCCACAGAGAATGGCAGCACTTCCCTCTCCCTGTCTGGAAACCAAGAACCTGTCAGACTGCCGGTGCAGATTTTCCAGCTCTGGTCTCTCATCATACGTAGACCCAGGTTAGGATTTCAGCTGTTCTAGGCCAATCTTCCACGTGACAGAAGTTGTGGTTTGATTTTGTCTCTTTTGGTCGCCTTTTTGAGGAATCACCTGATTCGTTGTGGGACTGAgcgtttccctggcaaaatcCAGGGTCCCTGCCAGTCTCTGCTGTTGAAGACAAAGTACAGCAGGGTGCGGGGCTGTCACACGGCCGAGGAACCCTCCCGGGGCAGTTTCAGTGACCGCGGGAGATTCACCCTGACTCACTGGGATGACAACATCAGCTGTCACAAATATGAAGAGAATCATGTAGCAGAACACCATCGACATCCATTTCATAACTTGCTGTCTTTAATGAAAATGGATAATTACAGCTAAGTGCTGGCTatgccaccgctgatatttgTGTTTTACATCGATCTCGCTGAGCAGGCGTCGCCCCCTCCGCGGAGGCGGCGCTCAGCGCTGCCCTCAGGCACAGAAGGCGCCTCGCTCCCCTTGCCCGAGTGGTACGGCCGCGCCTCCCTCCCCCGTCCCGCCGCGCCCGGTGGTTGCTGCTGACGGCGGCGCGTGCGCAGAGAGCGCCCGACGGCGGCGGGCGGTGCTGAGGGACCGGCGGGTCGAGCCGGGTCGGGGCCTCCCCAGGCGGGTCGGACCGGGCCGGGAGCTCCTGGGGGAACGGGCAGGGCAGTCCCGGAGCCGGGAAGGGCCGTGCCGTCACTGCGGGCAGCGCTGTGGGTGAGGAGCGGGGTTTGTGCGTCGGAGCCGGTCCCCAGGTGTGCGTGAGGGGCTCGGCGGCCccgggggctggggagggttACGAGGGGCGTCGGTGCCGTGTCTGTGCGGGGCCCGAGGAGCTGGCACGGCCCGGCTAGAGCCAGGGCTTGCGGCAGTGGGTCGCGCTGTTCAGGGCCTGGTCCTGCTGTGGGGTTGGGGTGTTTTGCCCTGGTTTTCCCTGAGGACAGTGGGAGGGCTGCTGGGACTTAGAGTCGGTCTCTCCAGCCGTGATGCCGTGGGGTGAGGAAGGGCCTTCGGGGCCATGCCCTCCTTGTAGCGGGGCACCTGCGGGCAAGGGGCAGGGCGAGTAGGGCAGCACGGGTACGGTGGTGGCGGCATTTGCTGTCTGCTGAAGCACGGCgggagctctgccctgccctcggTGGTCTTTGTGGCCTTTTCGCTTGCGTTCACCTGAGTCCAAACGCACAGTGGTGCTCAGCACTCACAGGCTGCGGCGGGGGTGGTGGTCGTGCTCATATCACCTATATGGTTCATCAAACGAGCTGGAGttcaaatatttcagtattatCTGGCTTTTCCCTCCCCACAAGCCTTTGTTTTTGAACTACGGTGTGTTCAGGAAGTTTCAGACAACTTGAGGCACTTAATGCTGGGCTGTTCAGCTAATTACACTGATGCTGCTAATAATATGTAAGAGTGTTGCTTGTCTGCGTTCCAtactctttttccatttttttattttttttttttcagaaagaggCTTAATGTTCAGAAACTGATTGCAGAGTCTTGTTTTGAGCCATGATCATTACAGCCCCTTTTTGGTGTAAGTGGTCCCCCTTACTGCATtagttttctgtggttttataTCCTGGATCTGTATTTGAGATTCTGAATTGCACCCAAAGCTATAGCAAATGCTGTAAAATCAGTGTGGGAAAAGCAGGGGAGTAGGACAATAACTGTGCAATGCTGTTGAAATAAAAGTTTCATAAGCAACAAAACAGGGTTTGcttcttgtattttcttttcctctttcttgccTTTCTACTTGACCCTCTTCTGCTTTTGATTCAGTGCATTACTTTGAACTAGTAGGGACTTCACGGGCCAGTTGGGAATCTTGTTGCTTATGTTTTTTTATCTGTCTACCTGTCTTTGGGATGACTGTGCCTAATAGCAGCAGGACCAAAGTCATAACTGCAGTGGATGTGAGCCCTCTATGGTTTTGAGTCTATATATATGAGTGTACTTCAAAattcattaaatttttttatccTTGTTCCAGATGGAAGAGTTCATGCTTACTGGTTTGCATAATAGCAGAGGCTAAATAGGCATGAAGGAGACTATAGTGGGGATGAGAAGTGTCCAGAGAGAAGAAATGAATCCTACAAATGATGATCCAGTGTTTGGGACTGTTTTTGACTGGGACTATCTCTTATGGGAAATTCGTTTGACATTTTTAGCTGCTGGTTTTTTTATCTACTTGGGAGTATTTCTTCTGTCTCACTGGTTGTCTTCCTGGAGAAGTACCACTTACCGTGCCTTGTCTGCAAAGGAGAAGGTGTTCTGGAATATGGCAGTCACACGAGCTGTCTTTGGACTTCAGAGTTGTGTTGCTGGGTTATGGGCTTTGCTCATAGATCCTGTTTTTTATGCTGACAAAGTCTATTCACAGCAAAAGTGGAGTTGGTTTAACTGTTTAATAGCAGCTGGATTTTTCTTGCTTGAAAATGTAGCAGTTCACGTGTCCAACATTATTTTTAGAACATTTGATGTTTTCTTAGTAGTTCACCATTTGCTTGCTTTTGGTGGCTTGGCTGGTTTAGTAATTAATGTGACATCTGGACACTATCTGCCTTTGATGGGAATGTTGCTGGAGATGAGTACTCCCTCAACATGCATTTCCTGGATGCTTCTGAAGGTAAGAATGTGATAATTTCAGATTATGTTTGTAACAGTTTTCACGTGTTTCACTTGTCCGTAGATAATTTTCAGATTATGTTTGTAACAGTTTTCACGTGTTTCACTTGTCCCTAGATAATCTGTGAGGTTTGTTGGGACAGTTTTTCATCAAAACTGCATTTACCCTACTGGTACCTGTGTTATTGTCATACCTGCCTTGTCATCATGGCACTTGTGCAGGCCTCCAGGTCGgtttgtgtgctgctgtgtgcacaGTGGGGTGGTATAGATCCATACCAAGTTTAAGATTCCATTGTATATATGTGGAGTAACATTGCACTATGAGGAAAAAATGCCCGAGAGTATTTGTATATGAAAGCTGGGTATTTGTATTAGTTCTGTAGATTCCTCAGTTCCTTATCTTGAAGCAACAGTTTCACTTCTGCATACTTTGTGTTCTTGTTTTTCTAGGCTGGCCGTGCTAACACCTTTTTCTGGAAGGCAAACCAGTGGGTGATGATCCATCTGTTTCACTGCCGCATGATTCTTACCTACCACATGTGGTGGGTGTGCATTTTCAACTGGAGTTCCATTGTAGAAAACCTGGGACTTCTTCACTTTATTGTTTTATTCTCGGGATTATTTGCTGTTACACTAATACTTAACCCATACTGGACATACAAAAAAACTCAGCAACTC contains:
- the CLN8 gene encoding protein CLN8, translated to MKETIVGMRSVQREEMNPTNDDPVFGTVFDWDYLLWEIRLTFLAAGFFIYLGVFLLSHWLSSWRSTTYRALSAKEKVFWNMAVTRAVFGLQSCVAGLWALLIDPVFYADKVYSQQKWSWFNCLIAAGFFLLENVAVHVSNIIFRTFDVFLVVHHLLAFGGLAGLVINVTSGHYLPLMGMLLEMSTPSTCISWMLLKAGRANTFFWKANQWVMIHLFHCRMILTYHMWWVCIFNWSSIVENLGLLHFIVLFSGLFAVTLILNPYWTYKKTQQLLSPTDWNFENKAVENGKLNGETHEKKRI